GCGAACCGTGGCGGAGGAGGCAATCGTCCCACTGCTGCCAACCGTGGCGGCGGCAATCGCGGCGGCGCGATGAATGTCTCCTCCGGCCGGTCAGCGGCCGCAGCATCCGCGCGTGGACGCGCCAGCATGGCGAGCATGCCGCGCGGTGGCGGGGGCGGAGCGAGCTTCGCCGGTCGTGGCGGCGGCGGTGGCGGCATGGCGATGCGCGGCGGCGGCGGAGGCGGCTTTGGAGGCGGCGGCCGCGGCGGTGGCGGCGGAGGCCGGCGCTCCGACATCGCGCTCAAGCAGGACATCGTTCTGCTCGGGCATCTCTCGAACGGCCTCGGCTACTATCGCTTCAGCTATATCGGCAGCGACAAGGCCTATGTCGGCGTGATGGCGCAGGAGGTCGAGCAGGTGATGCCCGCTGCCGTGACCCGCGGCAGCGACGGCTATCTGCGCGTCCACTACGAAAAGCTCGGGCTGACATTCCGCACCTACCGCGACTGGCTCGCCGGCGGCGCGAAGATTCCTGCGGAGGTGACGCCATGACCGGTCTGAAATCGTTCCGTCGCGCGGTGCTGCCCGGCCTCGTCGCGCTCGCGCTGTTCGGATCGGCATCGCTCGCGCAGGAATCCTACAAGACACCGGAAGACGCCGCGGCTGCGCTTGCCGCCGCGGTCAAGAGCGGCCCGAAAGACATTCTGAAAGTGCTCGGCAGGGATGCCGAGGACATCGTCTCCTCCGGCGACGAGGTCGCGGACAACGACATCCGGGCGCGCTTCACCTCGATGTACGACGCCAAGCACGACATCAAGGCGGAGGGCAACAAGACCGCGACGCTGATGCTCGGGCCGGACGACTTCCCGTTCCCGATCCCGCTGGTCAACACCAAGAACGGTTGGGCGTTCAACACCGACGAGGGCCGGATCGAGGTGCTCCGCCGCCGCATCGGCCGCAACGAGCTCGATGCGATCCAGACCATGCTGGCCTATGTCGACGCGCAGAACGATTATGCCGACAAGGACCGCGGCGAGGGCGCCGGCGTCTACGCGCAGCGCATCGTCTCTTCGCCCGGCAAGAAGGACGGCCTGTTCTGGCGCGACGACAGCGATCCGAGCCCGCTCGGCGCGCTGGCGGCGGAGGCGTCGAAGGAAGGCTATCGCGCCGGCGATGTCGGCCCCGCGCCCTATCACGGCTACTACTTCCACATCCTCAAGGGGCAGGGCCCGGATGCGCGCGGTGGCGCGCTCAACTATGTCGTCAAGGGCAAGATGATCGGAGGCTTCGGCCTGATCGCCTGGCCGGCGGAATACGGCAATTCCGGCGTCATGACCTTCCTCGTCAATCACGACGGTGTCGTCTATCAGAAGGATCTCGGCACGCGCACCGAGTTCCTCGCCGAGCGCACCACGCAGTTCAATCCCGACCAGACCTGGAAGAAGGTCGATGCCCCAAAACCTTGAACGGCGGACGCGGATGTTCCGCCT
The genomic region above belongs to Bradyrhizobium arachidis and contains:
- a CDS encoding DUF2950 domain-containing protein, which encodes MTGLKSFRRAVLPGLVALALFGSASLAQESYKTPEDAAAALAAAVKSGPKDILKVLGRDAEDIVSSGDEVADNDIRARFTSMYDAKHDIKAEGNKTATLMLGPDDFPFPIPLVNTKNGWAFNTDEGRIEVLRRRIGRNELDAIQTMLAYVDAQNDYADKDRGEGAGVYAQRIVSSPGKKDGLFWRDDSDPSPLGALAAEASKEGYRAGDVGPAPYHGYYFHILKGQGPDARGGALNYVVKGKMIGGFGLIAWPAEYGNSGVMTFLVNHDGVVYQKDLGTRTEFLAERTTQFNPDQTWKKVDAPKP